In Chryseobacterium lactis, a single genomic region encodes these proteins:
- a CDS encoding acetyl-CoA C-acyltransferase: MKEVFIVSAVRTPMGSFMGSLSTVPATKLGAVAVKGALDKIGLDPNNVQEIYMGNVLQAGEGQAPARQVALGAGLSNNTPSTTVNKVCASGMKAVTMAAQAIKAGDAEVIVAGGMENMSLVPHYYNARVATKLGDIKMQDGMVLDGLTDVYNKVHMGVCAEKCAVDYNITREDQDNFAIESYKRSANAWSEGRFKEEIVPVSIPQRKGDPVVFAEDEEYKAVNFDRIRTLPTVFKKEEGTVTAANASTLNDGASALILVSKEKMEELGLKPLAKIVSYADAAQEPENFTTAPAKALPIALKKAGLEIADIDFFEFNEAFSVVGLANNKILGLDASKVNVNGGAVALGHPLGSSGSRIIVTLINVLKQNNAKYGAAAICNGGGGASAIVIENM; the protein is encoded by the coding sequence ATGAAAGAAGTATTCATTGTTTCCGCAGTAAGAACTCCTATGGGAAGTTTTATGGGAAGCTTGTCAACAGTTCCGGCTACCAAATTAGGGGCTGTTGCAGTAAAAGGAGCATTAGATAAGATTGGTCTTGACCCGAATAATGTTCAGGAAATTTATATGGGAAATGTCCTGCAGGCAGGAGAAGGACAAGCTCCGGCTCGTCAGGTAGCTTTAGGAGCAGGTCTTTCAAACAATACTCCATCTACTACCGTAAATAAAGTGTGTGCTTCAGGGATGAAGGCTGTAACAATGGCTGCACAGGCTATCAAAGCCGGAGATGCTGAAGTAATCGTTGCTGGAGGTATGGAGAATATGTCTTTAGTTCCTCACTATTATAATGCAAGAGTTGCTACAAAATTAGGGGATATCAAAATGCAGGACGGTATGGTTCTGGATGGCCTTACAGACGTGTACAACAAAGTGCATATGGGCGTGTGCGCCGAGAAATGTGCTGTTGATTATAACATTACAAGAGAAGATCAGGATAATTTCGCAATAGAATCTTACAAAAGATCAGCAAACGCCTGGAGTGAAGGGAGATTTAAAGAAGAAATAGTACCGGTTTCTATTCCTCAGAGAAAAGGAGATCCTGTAGTTTTTGCAGAAGATGAAGAATACAAAGCAGTAAACTTCGACAGAATCAGAACTCTTCCTACAGTTTTCAAAAAAGAAGAAGGTACGGTAACAGCAGCTAATGCTTCTACTTTAAATGATGGAGCTTCTGCTTTGATCCTTGTTTCCAAAGAAAAAATGGAAGAATTAGGATTAAAACCATTGGCAAAAATCGTTTCTTATGCTGATGCGGCACAAGAGCCTGAAAACTTTACAACAGCACCTGCGAAAGCATTACCAATTGCTCTTAAAAAAGCAGGTTTAGAAATTGCAGATATCGATTTCTTCGAGTTTAATGAAGCTTTCTCTGTAGTAGGATTAGCTAATAATAAAATTTTAGGATTAGATGCTTCCAAAGTAAATGTAAACGGAGGAGCAGTAGCATTAGGACACCCACTGGGAAGTTCAGGTTCAAGAATTATTGTTACACTGATCAATGTATTGAAGCAAAATAATGCAAAATACGGAGCTGCAGCAATCTGCAACGGTGGTGGAGGTGCCTCTGCAATCGTAATTGAAAATATGTAA